One stretch of Shewanella sp. Arc9-LZ DNA includes these proteins:
- a CDS encoding DUF342 domain-containing protein codes for MLEPSIVALSADKNKVELRIIPNTHGPVSAEDINALLTQAAFAMLFPIAPAIAKAVAEVNALCGQNSGTHELFFAIAERKDGIVNISVSDDKMQASMKITSAWGGKDITLPDVLNTLKTQKIKMGLSKPKIMALMQRLSILPPGETCEGVIACGKAAVNGDNAILTRKVALARERLLQPQEREDGSVDMRNLGALITVKPNDLLMVKNPSTIGTPGFNVHGDILQQIPGKDKPMEPGTGTSLHPKDQHKLIATVSGQPVENRSGMQVDDMLQIKDVDVRYGHVNFKGSVLITGDVHEGMEVKASGDVTVMGFVESASIEAQGDVIVSKGVIGRLIKEHDLSTKIKATGQICAQFVQYSHLEALGNILVTKQLLHSHSTSGDTITVSDAQARRGDLIGGIATAAKGIRAIAFGATAGTKTELFCAMHHGELKQELKELDDSIKGMVVAGLEIEARLRKLPPKTEWQSDAGMIEQVKMMLEQKNQMAAERMKEELEYTQHLNEVEGYYNNYVIKAEKHIFTNVEIHIGAAFNRSQREHGPCIVKNVNQEVSFDYSNR; via the coding sequence ATGTTAGAGCCCTCAATCGTCGCACTAAGTGCTGATAAAAATAAAGTGGAATTACGTATAATTCCCAATACTCACGGCCCAGTGTCAGCAGAGGATATTAACGCCTTACTCACACAGGCGGCTTTTGCTATGCTGTTTCCTATTGCCCCTGCAATTGCTAAAGCGGTAGCGGAAGTTAATGCTCTATGCGGTCAAAACTCCGGAACTCACGAACTCTTTTTTGCCATTGCCGAACGTAAAGACGGTATCGTTAATATCAGTGTCAGTGACGATAAAATGCAAGCCAGTATGAAAATCACTTCAGCTTGGGGCGGCAAAGATATTACCCTGCCAGATGTACTTAATACCCTTAAAACTCAAAAAATTAAAATGGGATTGAGTAAACCTAAAATCATGGCATTAATGCAGCGTTTGTCGATATTGCCACCAGGAGAAACCTGTGAAGGCGTCATAGCTTGCGGTAAAGCAGCCGTTAACGGCGACAATGCGATATTAACCCGAAAAGTCGCCTTAGCTCGTGAGCGCTTATTACAACCACAAGAACGCGAAGACGGCTCGGTCGACATGCGTAATTTAGGCGCACTAATTACCGTTAAGCCCAATGATTTACTGATGGTTAAAAACCCTTCAACCATCGGCACCCCTGGTTTTAATGTTCACGGCGATATACTGCAACAAATTCCTGGTAAAGATAAACCAATGGAACCTGGCACAGGCACCAGCTTACACCCTAAAGATCAACATAAACTCATCGCCACAGTGTCTGGTCAGCCAGTTGAAAATCGCAGCGGTATGCAAGTTGACGATATGCTGCAAATTAAAGATGTAGACGTTCGCTATGGCCACGTTAATTTTAAAGGCAGTGTTTTAATCACTGGCGATGTGCACGAAGGTATGGAAGTAAAAGCTAGCGGTGACGTAACGGTAATGGGCTTTGTTGAGTCCGCGTCTATTGAAGCTCAAGGTGATGTCATTGTCAGTAAAGGTGTTATTGGCCGTTTAATTAAAGAGCACGATCTCAGCACTAAAATAAAAGCTACCGGACAAATTTGTGCCCAGTTTGTGCAGTATTCCCATTTAGAGGCCCTAGGCAATATTCTAGTCACCAAGCAGTTACTTCACAGTCACTCAACCTCAGGTGACACTATTACCGTCAGTGATGCCCAAGCAAGACGAGGTGACTTAATCGGCGGCATTGCTACTGCAGCAAAAGGCATTAGAGCCATTGCATTTGGTGCTACCGCCGGCACTAAAACGGAATTGTTTTGTGCCATGCATCATGGTGAATTAAAGCAAGAACTTAAAGAGTTAGATGACAGTATTAAAGGCATGGTTGTTGCGGGCTTAGAAATAGAAGCAAGATTACGTAAATTACCGCCCAAAACGGAATGGCAAAGCGATGCCGGCATGATTGAGCAAGTCAAAATGATGCTCGAGCAAAAAAATCAAATGGCAGCAGAACGTATGAAAGAAGAACTAGAATACACTCAACATCTTAACGAAGTTGAAGGCTACTATAATAATTACGTCATCAAAGCTGAAAAACACATTTTCACCAACGTCGAAATTCATATAGGTGCGGCATTCAATCGCAGCCAACGTGAACATGGGCCGTGTATTGTAAAAAACGTCAATCAAGAAGTATCATTCGATTACAGTAATCGATAA
- a CDS encoding class I SAM-dependent methyltransferase: protein MLTNPSQALIRNSKYFQQHNVLVLNYEADTFAHQCLEFADNVTALALDFNHHLTLSSCANEKLQCYFGHQLPESLADAKFDSVIIYFPKAKPLMGYLLQLAAQHLNIDGQLMIVGENKGGVKSIDKLTPDYYSTPIKQDNARHCLVYVSYLTQAAPTLSISDWVSQYSLETPQGTLQICNTVGVFSEKRLDQGTELLLSHLPDNLRGRVLDFGCGAGVITAALLKANPELTIECIDINAMALLSCELTLAANSMQAKVYPSDGFNQISGKFDGIISNPPFHDGLTSTTDIATQFVQQSAIRLTSQGVWQIVANRHLPYSETIATHFGKVNVVAENNKYKLYFHQHSYQ from the coding sequence GTGTTAACAAATCCTTCTCAAGCGTTAATTAGAAACAGCAAATACTTTCAGCAACACAATGTGTTAGTGCTCAATTATGAAGCTGATACCTTTGCACATCAATGTCTTGAGTTTGCCGATAATGTCACCGCCCTAGCGCTAGACTTTAATCATCACCTCACATTATCCTCTTGCGCTAATGAAAAATTACAATGCTATTTTGGCCATCAACTGCCTGAGTCATTAGCTGATGCAAAATTTGATAGCGTCATTATTTACTTTCCAAAAGCTAAACCGTTAATGGGTTATTTACTGCAACTGGCTGCACAACATTTAAATATCGATGGCCAATTGATGATTGTGGGTGAAAATAAAGGTGGAGTTAAATCAATTGATAAACTCACACCTGATTATTACTCAACCCCAATCAAGCAAGATAATGCCCGCCATTGTCTAGTGTATGTCAGTTATTTAACCCAAGCAGCACCAACGCTATCCATAAGCGATTGGGTAAGCCAATATTCACTAGAAACCCCACAGGGAACACTGCAAATTTGTAATACTGTCGGTGTTTTCAGCGAGAAACGTCTCGATCAGGGTACCGAATTACTGCTGTCACATTTACCGGATAACTTACGCGGCAGAGTACTCGATTTTGGTTGTGGTGCAGGGGTCATTACAGCTGCATTGCTAAAAGCCAATCCAGAGTTAACCATTGAGTGCATTGATATCAATGCAATGGCGTTACTCTCATGTGAATTAACCCTAGCAGCCAATAGTATGCAGGCAAAGGTCTATCCTTCAGATGGGTTTAATCAAATCTCAGGCAAGTTCGATGGTATTATCTCCAACCCGCCGTTTCATGATGGGTTAACCAGCACGACTGATATTGCCACACAATTTGTCCAACAAAGTGCTATTAGGCTGACATCACAAGGTGTATGGCAGATTGTCGCTAATCGCCATTTACCTTATTCAGAGACGATAGCGACGCATTTTGGCAAAGTGAATGTGGTAGCGGAAAACAATAAGTATAAATTGTATTTCCATCAACACTCATACCAATAA
- a CDS encoding alkaline phosphatase, whose product MSPVVANTASNNVPTVGPSRPKNIIIMIGDGMGPAYTTAYRYYKDNPETEEIEQTVFDRLLVGMASTYPASISGYVTDSAASATALSTGVKSYNGAIAVDTEKRPLTTLMEKAKALGLSTGVAVTSQVNHATPAAFLAHNESRSNYIDIAEAYLASDADVILGGGQQYFTPTLLEQFSAKGYQHITEFSELESVTTPKVLGLFADVQLPWVINDKQAHKLSHMTQKALDLLSQNEQGFVLLVEGSLIDWAGHSNDIATAMGEMDEFASAIEVVEQFVRQSKDTLMVVTADHNTGGLSVGAHDKYEWHPEVLHKVQASPDVIATRAIAEDNWQPLTATLLGFTPNEAQYSQLQSARMQGNEPLSIALRKLIDIKSNTGWTSGGHTAMDVQVFAEGPGARLFSGHQDNIDIAIKMFSLLPQSVQTP is encoded by the coding sequence ATGTCACCTGTAGTCGCTAATACAGCAAGCAATAATGTGCCAACCGTCGGTCCATCAAGACCCAAAAATATTATCATTATGATTGGTGATGGTATGGGACCGGCTTACACCACAGCTTATCGTTACTATAAAGATAATCCTGAAACGGAAGAGATTGAACAAACGGTTTTTGATCGCTTACTCGTTGGTATGGCAAGCACTTACCCAGCTTCTATCAGTGGTTATGTCACCGACTCTGCCGCATCTGCCACTGCATTATCAACTGGAGTTAAAAGTTATAATGGTGCCATTGCCGTTGATACCGAAAAACGCCCACTCACAACCTTAATGGAAAAAGCCAAAGCATTAGGCTTATCTACTGGCGTAGCGGTTACCTCCCAAGTAAACCATGCTACACCGGCAGCATTTTTGGCTCATAACGAAAGCCGTAGTAATTACATAGACATTGCAGAAGCTTATTTAGCGTCTGATGCTGATGTGATTCTTGGTGGTGGCCAGCAATATTTCACCCCAACATTACTTGAGCAGTTTAGCGCGAAAGGCTACCAACACATCACTGAATTCTCTGAGCTAGAATCAGTGACTACGCCAAAAGTATTGGGGCTGTTTGCTGATGTACAATTGCCTTGGGTGATTAATGATAAACAAGCGCATAAACTCAGCCATATGACCCAAAAGGCATTAGATTTACTATCACAAAATGAACAAGGTTTTGTGTTATTGGTAGAAGGCAGCTTAATTGACTGGGCAGGTCACAGTAACGATATTGCTACCGCGATGGGTGAAATGGATGAATTTGCATCCGCTATCGAAGTGGTTGAACAATTTGTTCGCCAAAGTAAAGACACCCTTATGGTTGTGACAGCAGATCATAATACCGGTGGATTATCAGTTGGTGCACATGACAAATACGAATGGCACCCTGAAGTACTGCATAAGGTTCAAGCCAGCCCTGATGTCATTGCTACCCGTGCCATTGCCGAAGATAACTGGCAACCTTTAACGGCGACGCTACTTGGTTTTACACCAAATGAAGCGCAATACAGTCAATTACAAAGCGCACGCATGCAAGGTAATGAGCCATTATCAATCGCACTGCGTAAACTCATTGATATTAAATCGAATACCGGTTGGACAAGTGGCGGTCATACCGCGATGGATGTTCAAGTCTTTGCAGAAGGCCCAGGTGCGAGATTATTTAGCGGTCATCAAGACAATATTGATATTGCGATTAAGATGTTTAGCTTACTACCGCAATCGGTGCAAACACCTTAA
- the gshB gene encoding glutathione synthase — MIKLGIVMDPISDINIKKDSSFAMLLDAQARGYQLFYMEMHDLAMVNGKAMATMRELSVKQDADQWFTLGESVDTPLAELDVILMRKDPPFDTEFIYATYMLERAEEEGVLIVNKPQSLRDANEKLFTAWFSEFTPDTIVTRDAKRIRAFHQLKQDIILKPLDGMGGTSIFRVKKDDPNVGVIIETLTSYGQQYAMAQAFIPEITQGDKRILVVDGEPVPYALARIPMKGETRGNLAAGGSGVAQPLSESDWKIARAIGPELKKRGLIFVGLDVIGDKLTEINVTSPTCIKEIEAAFDVNITGMLMDAIEARISQQK; from the coding sequence ATGATTAAGCTCGGTATTGTTATGGACCCGATTAGCGACATAAACATCAAAAAAGATTCGAGCTTTGCGATGTTATTGGACGCACAAGCACGCGGCTACCAATTGTTTTATATGGAAATGCATGACCTTGCGATGGTCAACGGCAAAGCCATGGCCACGATGCGTGAATTGTCGGTTAAGCAAGATGCTGATCAATGGTTTACCTTAGGCGAGTCAGTTGATACTCCCTTAGCCGAACTTGATGTGATCTTAATGCGTAAAGATCCACCATTTGATACCGAATTCATCTACGCGACTTATATGCTCGAACGTGCGGAAGAAGAAGGCGTATTGATTGTTAACAAGCCACAAAGCTTACGTGATGCCAATGAAAAACTGTTTACGGCATGGTTTTCTGAATTTACCCCAGACACTATTGTCACCCGCGATGCTAAACGCATCAGAGCATTCCACCAGCTAAAACAAGACATCATTTTAAAACCGCTAGATGGTATGGGCGGTACGTCTATTTTTAGAGTGAAAAAAGATGACCCTAACGTTGGCGTGATTATCGAAACATTAACCAGTTATGGTCAACAATACGCGATGGCGCAAGCCTTTATTCCAGAAATCACTCAAGGTGATAAGCGTATTTTAGTGGTGGACGGTGAACCGGTACCTTATGCATTAGCCCGTATCCCGATGAAAGGTGAAACCCGTGGCAACTTAGCTGCTGGCGGTAGTGGTGTAGCCCAACCATTATCGGAAAGTGATTGGAAAATTGCTCGTGCTATTGGTCCAGAATTGAAAAAGCGTGGCCTTATTTTTGTCGGCTTAGACGTTATTGGCGATAAGTTAACTGAAATAAATGTGACTAGTCCAACCTGCATTAAAGAAATTGAAGCAGCGTTCGACGTTAATATTACCGGCATGCTTATGGATGCCATCGAAGCCCGTATTAGTCAGCAAAAATAG
- the rsmE gene encoding 16S rRNA (uracil(1498)-N(3))-methyltransferase produces the protein MRVPRIFQPLDNLQQGQTLQLDEDGVAHIGRVLRMGMGDRISLFNGDGNDYLTEIIETSKKSIAVTVLSCEANNSESPLDLHLGQVISRGDRMEFTVQKSVELGVTTITPLFSDRCGVKLSGERLDKKLQQWQKIVISACEQSGRSIVPVVRPAMTLAQWCEESTEALRLNLHPRASHGINGLQLSGQHHKVRLLIGPEGGLSDEEIAMTETQHFTDILLGPRVLRTETASLTAITALQVKFGDIG, from the coding sequence ATGAGAGTCCCACGCATTTTTCAGCCCCTAGACAATTTACAACAAGGGCAAACTCTTCAATTAGATGAGGATGGTGTCGCCCACATTGGCCGAGTATTGCGCATGGGAATGGGTGATCGCATCAGCTTGTTTAACGGTGACGGCAATGATTACTTAACTGAAATTATTGAAACCAGTAAGAAATCGATTGCTGTCACGGTCTTAAGTTGTGAGGCTAACAACAGTGAATCGCCGTTAGACTTACATTTAGGCCAGGTGATTTCACGCGGAGACCGGATGGAGTTTACGGTTCAGAAGTCAGTAGAGTTGGGTGTAACAACCATTACTCCGTTATTTTCTGATCGTTGTGGTGTCAAACTGAGTGGTGAGCGCTTAGACAAAAAACTGCAACAATGGCAAAAAATTGTTATCAGTGCCTGTGAACAATCTGGCCGCAGTATTGTTCCGGTTGTTCGTCCTGCAATGACATTGGCACAATGGTGTGAAGAATCCACAGAAGCCTTAAGACTGAATTTGCACCCGAGAGCCTCACACGGTATTAATGGTTTGCAGTTATCCGGTCAACACCACAAAGTAAGATTATTAATTGGCCCAGAAGGCGGTTTATCTGACGAAGAAATTGCCATGACCGAAACCCAACATTTTACCGACATTTTATTGGGGCCAAGGGTACTTAGAACTGAAACAGCGTCATTAACTGCCATTACCGCATTACAAGTTAAATTTGGCGATATTGGGTAA
- a CDS encoding endonuclease, whose translation MSLLCGIFSSTLIAAEHPSSFGKAKKVAKKIYQQHLPLSTFYCGCDIAIAGKLWQADHASCGYQVRKQIIRSNRIEWEHVVPAWEFGHQLQCWQDGGRKNCGKNNKQFKKMEADLHNLVPAVGEVNGDRSNFRFSDWGGKANQYGQCEMIVDFKGRKAQPPERARGPIARTYLYMQQTYGLQISSSQQKLFNAWDKMQPVTATECKRDTLIAANQGNHNDFVFKQCQNNGLVR comes from the coding sequence GTGTCGCTTCTGTGCGGCATTTTTTCATCCACACTTATCGCTGCAGAACATCCAAGTAGTTTTGGTAAAGCGAAAAAAGTGGCTAAAAAGATTTACCAACAACACCTCCCCCTCAGTACTTTTTATTGCGGCTGCGACATCGCCATAGCAGGCAAATTATGGCAAGCAGATCATGCTAGCTGTGGCTATCAGGTTAGAAAACAAATTATTAGATCCAACCGTATCGAATGGGAGCACGTGGTTCCCGCTTGGGAATTTGGTCATCAACTGCAATGTTGGCAAGACGGCGGCCGTAAGAATTGTGGTAAAAACAACAAGCAATTCAAAAAAATGGAAGCAGATTTACATAATCTCGTTCCTGCTGTTGGTGAGGTCAATGGCGATCGCAGCAACTTTAGGTTTAGTGATTGGGGTGGAAAAGCGAATCAATACGGACAATGTGAAATGATTGTCGACTTTAAAGGCCGCAAAGCACAACCGCCTGAACGAGCAAGAGGTCCTATCGCTCGCACTTACCTCTATATGCAACAAACCTATGGTCTACAGATTAGCAGTAGCCAACAAAAACTGTTTAATGCATGGGACAAAATGCAGCCAGTGACGGCAACTGAGTGCAAGCGTGATACCTTAATCGCTGCTAACCAAGGTAATCATAATGATTTTGTATTCAAACAATGCCAAAATAACGGCTTAGTTCGTTAA
- a CDS encoding SprT family zinc-dependent metalloprotease, translating into MFKSIFNLTQRAHQVLTQDIHEKESSLSVGSRTHPSLNTSVSDPLQQQILAKVETDYLLAEQHFKRQFPRPSVHFSLRGKSAGTAHLQTNKLRFNPVLLAENPDIFINEVVPHEISHLVCFHLFGKVRPHGKEWQSVMLTTFNITPKTTHQLNTQSVSGQQFEYFCGCGSINLTIRRHNRIVRGQTQYRCRRCQQTLTPFNPK; encoded by the coding sequence ATGTTTAAAAGTATTTTTAATCTCACTCAGCGCGCACATCAAGTATTAACGCAAGATATCCACGAAAAGGAGTCTTCGTTATCAGTGGGCTCTCGAACCCACCCATCGCTGAACACTTCCGTTAGTGATCCTTTACAACAGCAGATCTTGGCCAAAGTCGAAACGGACTACCTATTAGCCGAACAACATTTTAAACGTCAATTCCCACGCCCTAGTGTGCATTTTAGCTTACGTGGAAAAAGCGCCGGCACAGCACATTTACAAACCAATAAATTACGCTTTAACCCGGTGTTACTGGCTGAAAATCCGGATATTTTTATTAACGAAGTGGTACCACATGAAATTAGCCATTTAGTCTGTTTCCATCTCTTTGGTAAAGTAAGACCTCATGGTAAAGAATGGCAGAGCGTAATGCTGACGACATTTAATATTACTCCCAAGACCACTCACCAACTCAATACTCAGTCTGTCAGTGGCCAACAATTCGAATATTTTTGTGGCTGTGGCAGTATCAACTTAACCATAAGACGTCACAACAGAATTGTCCGTGGCCAAACTCAATATCGCTGTCGCCGCTGCCAACAAACATTAACCCCTTTTAACCCTAAATAA